The proteins below come from a single Staphylococcus sp. MI 10-1553 genomic window:
- the opp4B gene encoding oligopeptide ABC transporter permease: MTTLIIRRILLMIPMLILMSVVIFTISKLQPGDAFSGNMDPKAGAKYYEQERERLGLNDPLPVQYMKWGERVLHGDFGDSIRYKRPVMDLVKERMPNTILLGVTSLVITYLIAFPLGILSGRKPYSLSDYSIQFLNYLMLAIPSFVAGVFAIYIFAFQLGLFPFSGSVALGVEPGSAAYYISKIYHTILPGTVLGLLSTASYVQFLRNDIIENARKDYIRTARAKGLSESTVYNKHILRNSIIPIVTFFGADVLSVFGGAVITETIFSYPGIGKLLIDAISGKDYPLMMALLLFFSFLGLLANLISDITYSIVDPRIKSN; the protein is encoded by the coding sequence ATGACAACATTGATTATTAGACGTATTTTATTAATGATTCCAATGCTCATTTTAATGTCGGTTGTTATTTTTACAATTTCTAAATTACAACCAGGTGATGCGTTTTCAGGCAATATGGATCCAAAAGCTGGTGCAAAATATTATGAACAAGAACGTGAACGATTAGGGTTAAACGATCCGCTTCCAGTGCAATACATGAAGTGGGGCGAACGTGTACTGCATGGTGATTTTGGAGATTCCATTCGCTACAAACGTCCGGTCATGGATTTAGTGAAGGAGCGTATGCCGAATACGATTTTGTTAGGCGTCACAAGTTTAGTTATTACATATCTTATTGCTTTTCCACTCGGGATACTATCAGGACGAAAGCCGTACAGTCTTTCTGATTACAGTATTCAATTTTTAAACTATTTAATGCTGGCTATCCCTTCTTTTGTTGCAGGGGTGTTCGCCATTTATATTTTCGCGTTTCAACTTGGACTCTTTCCTTTTTCAGGTTCCGTAGCGCTCGGGGTTGAACCTGGCTCAGCAGCATATTATATTAGCAAAATTTATCATACGATTTTGCCAGGAACAGTGCTCGGCTTATTATCAACAGCAAGCTATGTACAATTTTTACGTAACGATATTATCGAAAACGCGCGTAAAGATTATATTCGTACCGCACGAGCGAAAGGTTTATCAGAGTCTACCGTTTATAATAAACATATTTTAAGAAACTCTATTATTCCGATTGTGACGTTTTTTGGTGCAGATGTATTATCCGTTTTTGGTGGTGCAGTCATTACAGAAACGATTTTCTCATATCCAGGTATCGGGAAGCTCCTCATTGATGCAATTAGTGGTAAAGATTACCCATTGATGATGGCACTCTTACTATTCTTCTCATTTTTAGGATTATTGGCTAACTTAATTTCAGATATTACGTATAGCATAGTCGATCCGAGAATTAAGAGTAATTAG
- a CDS encoding ABC transporter ATP-binding protein produces MSENILEVNDLKQYYPIKGGIFQRQIGEVKAVDGISFAIKAGQTVGLVGESGCGKSSAGRTILRLQQAHSGEVKFCGQDITKLRGRALREARKGFQMVFQDPYASLNPMQMVGDIVGEPIRNYYHKKQKDIEDEVKDLLKRVGLNEADYYKYAHEFSGGQRQRVGIARALALKPKLIIADEPVSALDVSVQSQVLNIMAELQEEFGLSYLFIAHDLSVVKHVSDYICVMYLGHILEQGPAEAIYENPSHPYTKALISAIPEIDPRKRKERILLEGDLPSPSDPPSGCPFHTRCPVAEARCAEIKPPSVEVSDKHYAACVLLENGGAAK; encoded by the coding sequence ATGAGTGAAAACATTTTAGAAGTGAATGATTTAAAGCAGTACTATCCGATTAAAGGGGGCATATTTCAGCGTCAGATTGGTGAAGTGAAAGCGGTGGATGGCATTTCTTTTGCCATTAAAGCAGGTCAGACAGTCGGGTTAGTGGGTGAGTCAGGCTGTGGTAAATCATCAGCAGGGCGTACGATTTTACGATTACAACAAGCCCACTCAGGTGAGGTTAAATTTTGCGGTCAAGATATTACGAAACTTAGAGGACGCGCATTAAGAGAAGCACGTAAAGGCTTTCAAATGGTGTTCCAAGATCCGTATGCGTCACTGAATCCGATGCAAATGGTGGGAGATATTGTCGGTGAGCCGATTCGTAATTATTACCATAAAAAACAAAAAGACATTGAAGATGAAGTGAAAGACTTGTTGAAGCGTGTCGGACTCAATGAAGCGGATTATTACAAATATGCACATGAATTTTCAGGTGGACAACGACAACGTGTAGGGATTGCGCGTGCATTAGCGCTTAAGCCGAAGTTGATTATCGCCGATGAACCGGTCAGTGCGTTAGACGTTTCTGTTCAGTCTCAAGTGTTGAATATTATGGCAGAATTACAAGAAGAATTTGGACTTAGCTATTTGTTTATTGCGCATGATTTAAGTGTTGTCAAACATGTGAGTGACTATATTTGTGTGATGTATTTAGGCCATATTTTAGAACAAGGTCCTGCTGAAGCGATCTATGAAAATCCGAGCCATCCTTATACGAAAGCACTCATTTCGGCCATACCTGAAATTGATCCTCGTAAGCGAAAAGAAAGAATTTTGCTAGAGGGCGATTTGCCGTCACCGAGTGATCCGCCATCAGGTTGTCCATTTCATACGAGATGCCCAGTGGCTGAAGCGAGATGTGCTGAAATCAAGCCGCCATCAGTGGAAGTCAGTGACAAACATTATGCAGCGTGTGTCTTATTAGAAAATGGGGGTGCGGCCAAATGA
- a CDS encoding ABC transporter ATP-binding protein — protein MNESKLLEVKNLSTAFEIEGQQYDAISDIHLDIREGEILGIVGESGSGKSVLSLSILNLLPEKIATIRSGEVHYKGQRIDNMSHEAFNKVRGNEVAMIFQEPMTSLNPVFTIGNQLMEMIMLHLKISKNEARAKAIQLLQDVGIPRANKVIDEYPHQLSGGMRQRVMIAMAISCAPQLLIADEPTTALDVTVQAQILALLKRIQAETHMGVIFISHDLGVISEVCDRVAVMYAGKIVELAPVEEIFTHPKHPYTQLLLKAIPRLDVQQETLETIQGSVPSLVELPQQGCRFVNRCPHAMEMCQIQDVSGIQVADEHQVFCHLYRSETQLKGVGQHE, from the coding sequence ATGAATGAGAGCAAATTGTTAGAAGTCAAAAATTTATCTACCGCATTTGAGATAGAGGGACAACAGTACGATGCGATTTCTGATATTCATTTAGACATTAGAGAAGGAGAAATATTAGGTATTGTAGGAGAATCGGGCTCTGGCAAATCTGTATTAAGTTTATCCATTTTAAATTTATTACCTGAAAAAATTGCGACGATTCGTTCAGGTGAAGTGCACTATAAAGGTCAACGTATCGATAACATGTCGCATGAAGCATTCAACAAAGTACGGGGGAACGAGGTAGCAATGATTTTCCAAGAACCGATGACCTCGCTCAATCCTGTTTTTACAATCGGCAATCAGTTGATGGAAATGATTATGTTGCATTTAAAAATTTCGAAAAATGAAGCACGGGCTAAGGCGATTCAATTGCTTCAAGATGTTGGAATTCCGCGTGCGAATAAAGTCATTGATGAATATCCCCATCAATTATCAGGTGGGATGCGTCAACGGGTGATGATTGCGATGGCGATTTCATGTGCACCTCAACTGCTCATTGCTGACGAACCTACGACCGCACTCGATGTGACGGTACAAGCGCAAATATTAGCACTGTTAAAACGCATACAAGCCGAAACACATATGGGTGTCATCTTTATTTCACATGATTTAGGCGTGATTTCAGAGGTGTGTGATCGTGTAGCAGTCATGTATGCGGGAAAAATTGTAGAACTCGCACCTGTAGAAGAAATTTTTACGCACCCTAAACATCCCTATACACAGTTGCTTTTAAAAGCGATACCTCGATTGGATGTACAACAAGAGACGCTTGAGACGATTCAAGGTTCTGTGCCGAGCTTAGTCGAGTTGCCACAACAAGGTTGTCGTTTCGTCAATCGATGTCCACATGCGATGGAAATGTGTCAAATACAAGATGTGAGTGGCATTCAAGTGGCAGATGAACATCAAGTGTTTTGTCATTTATATCGAAGTGAAACACAACTGAAGGGGGTCGGACAGCATGAGTGA
- the opp4C gene encoding oligopeptide ABC transporter permease — protein MDKLKKAKSKSPLTIARKKFLKNKPAMVATIVLGCIAVISFLAPLLAPYDPNLQNLVLIKGDMSAEHWLGTDSGGRDILSRLLYAGRVSLLFGLFTSIGLMTIGVLIGMISGYYGGWVDTVLMRFTEFVMLFPFIPFAVVLNATFSGKIENQYGSAIVLGLVLITLSWVGIARIVRGKVMQEKENEYFLAAQSIGTPVYKILFKHLLPNILSVIIVQATLVFAVQIVAEAGLSFLGFGISKSVPTWGNMLTDAQEGDILRSKPWIWMPPALIITVTILCINFIGEGLKDALNPKSKR, from the coding sequence ATGGATAAATTAAAAAAAGCAAAAAGTAAATCACCACTGACGATTGCCCGTAAGAAATTTCTTAAAAACAAACCGGCTATGGTTGCTACAATCGTTCTCGGATGTATTGCGGTCATTTCGTTTTTAGCACCACTCCTTGCCCCTTATGATCCGAACTTACAAAATTTAGTATTGATTAAAGGGGATATGTCAGCGGAACATTGGCTCGGTACAGATTCTGGTGGACGTGATATTTTAAGCCGACTGTTGTATGCGGGCCGCGTATCGCTATTATTTGGACTTTTTACTTCTATTGGTTTGATGACAATAGGCGTATTGATTGGGATGATTTCGGGTTATTACGGTGGTTGGGTCGATACAGTGCTCATGCGTTTTACAGAGTTTGTTATGCTATTCCCATTCATTCCTTTTGCGGTCGTGTTGAATGCGACGTTCAGTGGTAAAATCGAAAATCAATACGGTTCAGCGATTGTTTTAGGTTTAGTACTCATCACCTTATCTTGGGTTGGTATCGCGAGGATCGTCCGCGGTAAAGTCATGCAAGAAAAAGAGAATGAATATTTCTTGGCCGCACAATCAATCGGAACGCCTGTGTATAAAATTTTATTTAAGCATTTATTACCGAACATTTTAAGTGTGATTATTGTACAAGCGACACTCGTATTTGCCGTACAAATCGTTGCCGAAGCGGGACTCAGTTTCCTCGGGTTTGGGATTAGTAAAAGTGTGCCGACATGGGGGAACATGTTAACAGATGCACAAGAAGGCGACATTTTAAGAAGCAAGCCGTGGATCTGGATGCCACCTGCACTCATTATTACAGTCACAATTTTATGTATTAACTTTATCGGTGAAGGACTAAAAGATGCCCTTAATCCAAAATCAAAAAGGTAA